Proteins from a genomic interval of Nitrospina gracilis Nb-211:
- a CDS encoding TOMM precursor leader peptide-binding protein, whose product MKGVQYTPSDYLAVTLPSRPCLAPWATLLELEDGRLQFCGAEFDYALRNDLLIEAFHTIQPLLDGNHNVDEIANAGGNEILPTTIVFLLKILRAHGLLQQSLAPSLDSAPSGAFHQGNGEIQFFSHFVSDAPGSLDKLQQSRVGVVGAKSLKDSVETSLFSVGIEQVIKIGISSANPESKTLQSRALMNFLKGVDFLIACQDAPAYSFFEIVNAACLEAKKPWLHLAIEGTKALLGPTFIPHQSACYVCFDKRLASNVPDLETHAAYQKQLAAQPHSSNEGVFQPLWSVLAAQAAMEVSRNLSGYAPPVTIGRFYEMPSTSPVAVGHDVLRLPRCPACNPKRPRHEAWDSTSPVKNNGNH is encoded by the coding sequence ATGAAGGGAGTCCAATACACGCCGTCGGATTATCTCGCCGTTACTCTCCCGAGCCGGCCTTGTTTGGCTCCTTGGGCCACATTGTTGGAACTTGAAGACGGCCGTCTTCAGTTTTGTGGAGCAGAATTCGATTACGCTCTACGGAACGATCTATTGATCGAAGCGTTCCACACCATCCAGCCTCTGCTGGATGGAAACCACAATGTCGATGAGATCGCCAATGCCGGGGGCAACGAAATTCTGCCCACCACGATCGTCTTTCTTCTCAAAATCCTGAGGGCGCATGGCTTGTTACAGCAAAGCCTTGCGCCCTCTTTGGATTCGGCTCCCTCCGGGGCATTTCATCAAGGAAACGGCGAAATCCAATTCTTTTCCCATTTTGTATCCGATGCTCCTGGTTCCCTGGACAAATTGCAACAATCCCGGGTAGGAGTGGTTGGAGCCAAATCCCTGAAGGACTCGGTCGAAACCTCCCTGTTTTCCGTCGGAATTGAACAAGTCATTAAAATCGGAATTTCCTCTGCAAATCCTGAATCAAAAACCCTGCAATCCAGGGCGCTGATGAATTTCCTGAAAGGCGTGGATTTTCTCATCGCCTGCCAGGACGCACCGGCATATTCTTTTTTCGAAATCGTCAATGCCGCCTGTCTGGAAGCGAAAAAGCCCTGGTTGCATCTCGCCATCGAGGGCACGAAAGCATTGCTGGGACCGACGTTCATCCCGCACCAGTCGGCCTGTTATGTGTGTTTTGACAAACGCCTCGCTTCCAACGTGCCGGACCTGGAAACACACGCCGCTTACCAAAAGCAATTGGCCGCCCAGCCGCATTCCAGCAACGAAGGCGTGTTCCAACCCCTGTGGTCTGTCCTCGCCGCTCAGGCTGCCATGGAAGTGAGCCGCAACCTTTCCGGATATGCACCGCCTGTCACGATCGGACGGTTTTATGAAATGCCGTCCACCTCGCCTGTGGCGGTGGGGCACGATGTCCTCAGGCTTCCCCGTTGCCCCGCCTGCAACCCAAAACGTCCCCGGCACGAGGCGTGGGACAGCACTTCACCCGTGAAGAACAATGGAAACCACTGA
- a CDS encoding helix-turn-helix domain-containing protein, whose protein sequence is MKPSGDVPPSLPEEDYLRVIDLIRHLQQCQTRSDLKTCCRQYVLPFFEADDINLLNISFIGGEAIPGRNLDSIMIPEELFQVIEKIREYIVSIPQFFARTTRQVIAHDVDIPRETLQAELENFFKDHPEYAPSDIYPINVGYRTSLAAVDRAENLAMGLNRYGQNDKVWTSREIRLMELLRPSFFNTTMRVAVQEELQTYKALVTALGENGTPFALVQKDGRVLFRNDAFHAANPVEPGNLLPKMLWDLVEQQLVFLSLDHPPKTSAPPMAFYQDGDRVYRLSIIHLRPEQDKVNPAWLLSLQTADDPHTQLHYKLQAAELTPREVEVAILAGDGLDDGDIAQRLFISSNTFKNHLKNIYRKLDVHSRTQLVTRLRSTPAEQEF, encoded by the coding sequence ATGAAACCAAGCGGAGACGTTCCTCCATCCCTGCCGGAAGAAGATTATCTGCGAGTCATAGATCTGATCCGGCATCTACAGCAGTGCCAAACCCGAAGCGATTTAAAGACCTGTTGCAGACAATACGTGCTTCCTTTTTTTGAAGCCGATGACATCAATTTGTTGAACATTTCTTTCATCGGCGGCGAGGCTATTCCCGGTAGAAATCTCGACAGCATCATGATTCCTGAAGAGTTGTTTCAGGTAATCGAAAAAATAAGAGAGTATATTGTTTCCATTCCCCAATTCTTCGCCCGCACCACCCGCCAGGTCATTGCTCATGATGTGGACATTCCCCGTGAAACCCTGCAGGCGGAACTCGAAAATTTTTTCAAGGATCACCCCGAATACGCGCCTTCGGATATATACCCCATAAACGTGGGCTATCGGACCTCGCTGGCGGCTGTCGACCGTGCGGAAAATCTGGCCATGGGACTCAATCGCTATGGCCAGAATGATAAGGTCTGGACAAGCCGCGAAATCCGCCTCATGGAACTCCTGCGCCCCAGTTTTTTTAACACCACAATGCGGGTTGCCGTTCAAGAGGAACTGCAAACCTACAAAGCCCTGGTCACGGCTTTGGGAGAAAACGGCACACCGTTTGCGCTGGTGCAGAAGGACGGCAGAGTGCTGTTCCGTAATGATGCCTTTCATGCCGCGAATCCCGTCGAACCCGGAAACCTGCTTCCGAAAATGTTATGGGATCTGGTCGAGCAACAGTTGGTTTTTCTGAGCCTCGATCATCCGCCGAAAACCAGCGCGCCGCCGATGGCATTTTATCAGGATGGTGACAGGGTTTATCGGCTCAGCATAATACACCTCCGCCCCGAGCAAGATAAAGTGAACCCCGCGTGGCTGTTGAGCCTGCAGACGGCGGACGATCCGCACACCCAACTCCATTATAAATTGCAGGCGGCCGAGCTCACCCCGCGCGAGGTGGAGGTCGCCATTTTGGCGGGCGACGGTCTTGATGATGGCGACATCGCGCAACGGCTGTTCATTTCCTCCAACACATTCAAAAACCATCTCAAGAATATCTACAGAAAACTGGACGTCCATTCCCGCACGCAACTTGTGACGCGCCTGCGGTCGACCCCTGCTGAACAGGAGTTCTAA
- a CDS encoding helix-turn-helix transcriptional regulator, translating to MSSSFQVLSERDYLNLIELIHKLEECETQSDLEGVVRTHLFPLFQIEAFGSATLAANPENPSASTLTPIATAGYSPQEIEWAFLCQPYMEDFTRLYATGMRAVLATGTDLPGDTLSNSLHRFFEDHPEIDPNDAPTLKNMSGHLSIVNGPEASLTVGLSRVRNDKPFTYRELRMAELAQPSLLHACQYVALRRDLHHFSALADHLADTSTPIALVQPEGRILFCNGSFQKRFQLQQGERLPEEIREWIQKQDDLYSPAERLDELSRFSPFYKHKKEVYRLNLTRLDPLQDYDNRCYLLQFKSALGPQSRVGVAMDEARLTAREIEVASLVCDGFSDKEIAERLFISPNTVNNHLKRIFKKMGVHTRVQLLHHLQGIMKGRATQ from the coding sequence ATGTCTTCATCCTTTCAGGTGTTGAGCGAACGGGATTACCTCAACCTCATTGAGTTGATCCACAAACTTGAAGAATGCGAAACGCAATCCGATCTCGAGGGGGTTGTCCGAACGCATCTATTTCCCCTGTTCCAGATTGAGGCGTTCGGCAGTGCGACGCTCGCAGCCAACCCTGAAAATCCTTCCGCCAGCACATTGACCCCCATCGCCACCGCGGGGTATTCGCCACAGGAAATCGAGTGGGCGTTTCTTTGCCAACCCTACATGGAAGATTTCACCCGGCTGTATGCCACCGGCATGCGCGCGGTGCTGGCCACCGGCACCGATCTGCCCGGCGACACTCTTTCCAACAGCCTCCATCGTTTTTTTGAAGACCATCCGGAGATCGATCCCAACGACGCCCCCACTTTGAAGAATATGAGCGGGCATTTATCCATAGTGAATGGGCCGGAGGCTTCGCTTACCGTCGGCTTAAGCCGGGTGCGGAATGACAAGCCGTTCACCTACCGCGAATTGCGCATGGCCGAGTTGGCGCAACCCAGTCTTTTGCACGCCTGCCAGTACGTAGCGCTTCGACGCGATCTGCATCACTTCAGCGCGCTGGCCGACCACTTGGCCGACACCTCCACTCCCATCGCGCTGGTTCAGCCGGAGGGGCGCATTCTTTTCTGCAACGGTTCCTTTCAGAAACGGTTTCAACTTCAGCAGGGAGAGCGGTTGCCGGAAGAGATTCGGGAATGGATACAGAAACAAGACGACCTGTATTCCCCGGCGGAAAGGCTTGATGAACTGTCACGGTTTTCTCCCTTTTACAAACACAAAAAAGAGGTGTACCGCCTGAACCTGACACGGCTGGACCCGTTGCAGGATTACGACAACCGCTGTTATCTATTGCAGTTCAAATCCGCACTGGGGCCGCAGTCGCGCGTGGGCGTTGCCATGGATGAGGCGCGCCTGACGGCGCGGGAGATCGAAGTGGCGTCCCTGGTGTGCGACGGGTTCAGCGACAAGGAAATCGCAGAGCGCCTGTTCATCAGTCCCAACACCGTCAACAACCACCTGAAACGGATATTCAAGAAAATGGGAGTGCACACCCGCGTGCAACTGCTCCACCACCTGCAGGGCATCATGAAGGGGAGGGCCACACAATGA
- a CDS encoding TonB-dependent receptor plug domain-containing protein has translation MASLAPSIRYPFGPFLTAKLAKSKIFVLLLVWFSVFHIPIDPAYPQENHSVFTQQSGTLTEEEKQFFQMDLQQLMQTEVVVTSVSKRPQKLHETASAIYVVTQEDIRRTGAVNIMEALRIVPGVQVSKINQNRYAISIRGFNRRLGSDKLLVLMDGRTLYSPSAAGVFWIGQDTMLEDIDRIEVIRGPGAALWGSNAVAGVINIITKSAHETDGLLVSGGAGTEEKGFGSMRYAGELEEGLNYRFYARYRDRDEGLRPDGNNGIDDKQMYQGGFRSDWQVNPENHLTFQGDHYSLDAGLDFNSRFVSLSQGNAPFQGTTTQRGYNFLTRWDRSLENASAFKVQAYYDRLLRKADGVPFDNLVEQADFEFQYDFLTEFWNKKHNISWGLNYRYTRFDFDRTAILDLPERDTNLFGFFIHDEISLIPDTWNLIAGIKIEHNEFSGFEFQPSIRTVWTPNSRHTLWSAVSRAVRIPTVTEATATVNRALIPGAPPLLLRERNQDNLDAEELLAYEVGYRFKPRKELNFDATAYYFDYDNLIEFTTGSVFFEAGPPPPHLVLPFKSDNSLKGEVYGFELAAQWQPLTNWRIAGSYTFTQIDLKPILSNVFNPGSFNSEGDLDAEGEPEHIFNIRSYLNLPHNLEFDSFLYYISRNSSRKIPAYTRVDLRLGWKPVDSLDLSLVAQNLQDNAHSELTELLEASTETQRSFYFKVTYNFD, from the coding sequence ATGGCTTCACTAGCACCCTCAATCAGGTATCCTTTCGGCCCCTTCCTTACAGCCAAGTTAGCAAAGTCCAAGATTTTTGTTTTGCTCCTGGTCTGGTTTTCCGTTTTTCATATACCCATTGACCCCGCCTATCCCCAGGAAAACCATTCCGTTTTCACCCAGCAAAGCGGAACCTTGACGGAAGAAGAAAAGCAATTTTTCCAAATGGACCTCCAGCAACTGATGCAAACGGAGGTGGTGGTGACCTCCGTAAGCAAGCGTCCTCAAAAACTTCACGAGACCGCGTCGGCGATTTATGTCGTCACGCAGGAGGACATAAGGAGAACCGGTGCGGTGAACATCATGGAAGCATTGCGCATCGTTCCGGGTGTTCAGGTTTCAAAGATCAATCAGAACCGGTACGCTATTTCCATCCGTGGTTTCAACCGCAGACTGGGTTCGGACAAACTGCTGGTTCTTATGGACGGCCGCACTTTATATAGCCCGTCAGCGGCCGGTGTATTTTGGATTGGTCAGGATACGATGCTGGAGGATATCGACCGCATTGAAGTCATCCGCGGACCGGGCGCAGCCCTGTGGGGGTCCAATGCCGTCGCGGGGGTGATCAATATCATAACCAAGTCCGCTCACGAAACCGACGGGCTTTTGGTGTCTGGGGGGGCCGGTACGGAAGAAAAAGGGTTCGGCTCCATGCGCTATGCGGGTGAGTTGGAGGAGGGGCTGAATTACCGGTTTTATGCAAGATACCGGGACCGTGACGAAGGGCTGAGGCCGGATGGAAACAACGGTATCGATGACAAACAAATGTATCAGGGTGGGTTTCGTTCGGACTGGCAGGTGAACCCGGAAAATCACCTGACTTTTCAAGGAGACCATTACAGCCTGGATGCCGGGTTGGATTTCAACAGCCGGTTTGTGTCTTTGTCTCAGGGAAACGCTCCCTTTCAGGGAACCACCACGCAACGAGGTTATAACTTCCTGACGCGCTGGGACCGGTCACTGGAAAATGCTTCGGCCTTCAAGGTGCAGGCTTATTACGACCGGTTGTTGAGAAAGGCCGATGGCGTTCCGTTTGACAACCTGGTCGAGCAGGCGGACTTCGAGTTCCAGTATGATTTTTTAACCGAGTTCTGGAACAAGAAACACAATATTTCGTGGGGGCTCAACTACCGTTACACGCGATTCGATTTCGACCGCACCGCCATTCTCGACCTCCCTGAACGGGATACCAACCTCTTCGGCTTTTTCATTCATGATGAAATTTCCCTTATTCCCGACACCTGGAATTTGATTGCCGGCATCAAGATCGAGCACAACGAGTTTTCCGGTTTTGAATTTCAACCCAGCATTCGCACCGTATGGACTCCGAATTCCCGGCATACCTTGTGGTCCGCCGTTTCCCGCGCCGTGCGGATCCCGACGGTCACGGAGGCCACGGCCACCGTCAATCGCGCATTGATTCCGGGGGCGCCCCCTTTACTGCTTCGGGAGCGGAACCAGGACAACCTGGATGCTGAAGAGTTACTCGCTTATGAGGTGGGGTATCGTTTCAAGCCTCGAAAGGAATTGAATTTTGATGCCACGGCTTATTATTTCGATTACGACAATCTAATCGAGTTCACCACCGGATCGGTTTTTTTTGAGGCCGGCCCACCGCCGCCGCACCTGGTTCTTCCCTTCAAAAGCGATAATTCCCTGAAGGGGGAGGTTTATGGTTTTGAGCTGGCCGCACAATGGCAGCCTCTCACCAACTGGCGTATTGCGGGAAGTTACACATTCACCCAAATTGACCTCAAGCCCATACTGTCAAACGTGTTCAACCCGGGTTCCTTCAACAGCGAAGGGGACCTGGACGCGGAAGGCGAACCCGAACACATTTTTAACATCCGCTCCTACCTGAACCTCCCTCACAATTTGGAGTTCGATTCTTTCCTTTATTACATATCCAGGAATTCAAGCCGGAAAATACCAGCTTACACGCGGGTCGATTTGCGCTTGGGATGGAAGCCTGTGGATTCTCTAGATCTGTCCCTAGTGGCCCAAAACCTTCAGGACAATGCTCATTCTGAACTGACCGAATTGCTGGAAGCCTCCACTGAAACCCAGAGAAGCTTCTACTTTAAAGTCACATATAATTTTGACTGA
- a CDS encoding sensor histidine kinase: MVPIDEKECQLDLKDMHQALLDHSFDAIVSIDTEGAILGWNLSAESTFGWKAEEVVGKKLSEVLIPEKYRAAHTEGLRRFMHTGKARVLNQHLELSALHRNGGELPVEISIVPSRQNGRVVFTGIIRDITESKNAIRQAQLREEEYKILHEVAQALQNSNSMEAMLREALGAISRSKELHVENKAGIFLADQEKQVLRLAVRIGKFPAGFLKNLKEIPFYNIPYGRCFTSGEMVVRDWCMFYPQQPGPFGKENQYGSYIVPLKCRNETMGVLFLYTPESPPCYEGSRDVLRSIAALIGNAIKHRQYEKEIQKQNKQLRMFNFMKNRFLGIASHDLRNPIYLILTYCSILAEGSLGKLNDRQEKIIDKIIYSGEYMRDLLSNLLDISKIESGQFHLDKKPANFNLLVQSQVEMSQQLADKKQIRLEFFPDELPDVAVDKCSMIQVVDNLVGNAIKFSPPGARVIVSTRKNGNRWRFSVEDEGPGLDKEEMALAFEEFQTLSAKPTGGEKATGLGLAISKKIINLHGGEMGVESEKEMGSTFYFDLPI; the protein is encoded by the coding sequence ATGGTTCCCATCGACGAAAAAGAATGTCAACTGGATCTTAAAGATATGCATCAGGCCCTGCTGGATCACTCGTTCGATGCGATTGTGTCGATTGATACCGAGGGAGCGATTTTGGGTTGGAACCTGAGCGCGGAGTCCACATTCGGTTGGAAAGCCGAAGAGGTGGTTGGCAAAAAACTTTCCGAGGTCCTCATTCCGGAAAAATACCGTGCCGCCCACACCGAGGGTTTGCGGCGTTTCATGCATACGGGTAAAGCCCGTGTGTTGAATCAGCATTTGGAATTGAGCGCACTGCATCGCAACGGTGGTGAGCTTCCTGTCGAAATTTCCATCGTGCCCTCGCGTCAGAACGGCCGGGTCGTGTTCACCGGGATCATTCGAGACATCACGGAAAGCAAGAACGCCATCCGACAGGCCCAGTTGCGCGAAGAAGAATACAAGATTCTGCATGAAGTGGCGCAGGCGCTTCAGAACTCGAACAGCATGGAAGCCATGTTGCGGGAAGCGCTGGGGGCAATCAGTCGAAGCAAGGAGCTCCATGTTGAAAACAAGGCGGGGATTTTTCTCGCCGACCAGGAGAAGCAGGTGTTGCGCCTCGCGGTCAGGATAGGGAAATTCCCCGCCGGCTTTCTTAAAAACTTGAAGGAGATTCCCTTTTACAACATTCCCTATGGACGGTGTTTCACATCTGGAGAAATGGTGGTGCGGGACTGGTGCATGTTTTATCCACAGCAGCCCGGTCCTTTTGGGAAGGAAAACCAATACGGTTCCTACATCGTCCCGCTCAAATGCCGCAATGAAACGATGGGCGTTCTGTTTCTTTACACTCCGGAATCTCCTCCGTGCTACGAAGGTAGCCGGGATGTGCTTCGTTCCATTGCGGCGCTTATAGGAAACGCCATCAAGCACCGTCAATATGAAAAGGAAATCCAAAAGCAGAACAAGCAGTTAAGAATGTTCAATTTTATGAAAAACCGGTTCCTTGGAATCGCCTCTCACGATTTGCGAAATCCCATTTACTTGATTTTGACTTATTGCAGTATTTTAGCCGAAGGGTCTTTGGGAAAGTTGAACGACCGGCAGGAAAAAATCATCGACAAAATCATCTATTCGGGAGAATACATGCGGGATCTACTGAGCAATCTGCTGGATATTTCGAAAATTGAAAGCGGTCAGTTTCATCTGGATAAGAAACCAGCAAATTTCAATTTGCTGGTTCAGTCCCAGGTGGAGATGAGCCAGCAACTTGCTGATAAAAAGCAAATCCGCCTTGAGTTTTTTCCCGACGAATTGCCTGATGTGGCCGTTGATAAATGCTCCATGATCCAGGTTGTTGACAACCTGGTCGGCAATGCCATCAAGTTTTCCCCTCCGGGTGCCCGGGTGATTGTTTCGACGCGGAAAAACGGAAACCGATGGAGGTTTTCGGTGGAGGACGAAGGGCCCGGTCTGGATAAAGAGGAAATGGCCCTGGCGTTTGAGGAGTTCCAGACGCTGAGCGCCAAGCCAACGGGAGGGGAGAAAGCGACTGGCCTAGGGCTTGCCATATCAAAAAAAATCATAAATCTTCATGGCGGGGAAATGGGAGTGGAAAGTGAAAAAGAAATGGGTAGCACCTTCTATTTTGACCTACCGATATAA
- a CDS encoding outer membrane lipoprotein-sorting protein: MKIITLTILLALTPTINDLPSGSSREKGRAIAFKAEETFDKFNDNTAEVAIHIKKNNQTTITRKMSLKVLVTEENTDKALMQFYHPADVKGMAFLIWTHKDTFDDLWVYIPDRRRVKRISTQTKGSNFMGTEFQTEDLIRAEPEKYTYEYLETKSCGELECYLVNRFPKEKSTIYSRQVLWIDTDHFRFQQIDSYDLSGNHVKTLKFFGYKLYKDRFWRWDRHELTDHRTGEVTVSDFINWRFNIGLKESQFTVNGLQNIR; the protein is encoded by the coding sequence ATGAAAATCATCACGCTGACAATTCTGCTTGCCCTTACACCCACCATCAATGATCTGCCTTCCGGATCTTCCCGGGAAAAAGGCCGGGCCATCGCCTTCAAGGCAGAAGAAACCTTCGACAAATTCAACGACAACACGGCCGAAGTGGCCATTCATATAAAAAAAAATAACCAAACCACGATCACCCGAAAAATGTCGTTGAAGGTTCTGGTGACGGAAGAGAACACCGACAAGGCGCTCATGCAGTTTTATCATCCGGCGGACGTCAAGGGCATGGCTTTTTTAATTTGGACGCACAAGGACACCTTCGACGATCTGTGGGTGTACATTCCCGACCGGCGCCGGGTGAAGCGCATCAGCACCCAGACCAAGGGTAGCAACTTCATGGGCACGGAGTTCCAGACTGAGGACCTGATCCGCGCCGAGCCGGAAAAGTACACCTACGAGTATTTGGAAACCAAATCCTGCGGGGAGCTGGAATGTTACCTGGTGAATCGTTTTCCAAAAGAAAAAAGCACGATCTACTCCCGGCAGGTGCTGTGGATCGACACCGATCATTTTCGCTTTCAACAGATCGATTCTTACGACCTTTCCGGAAACCATGTCAAAACGCTGAAGTTTTTCGGTTACAAACTGTATAAGGATCGATTTTGGCGTTGGGACCGGCACGAGTTGACGGACCACCGGACGGGAGAGGTGACCGTTTCAGATTTCATCAACTGGAGATTCAATATTGGTTTGAAAGAGAGCCAGTTTACGGTGAATGGATTGCAGAACATCCGTTGA
- a CDS encoding YcaO-like family protein: METTETMLEARHAPAGTTTPSLQDSLKRARRLVSDRTGIIQKVEFEELVCGEPNVFFARSHPANLKPICGQEALNNGDAASTDPDRAIMKAVGESIERYCSAQYDEDDLLLSTYYELDSPAVPPQAFALFSEKQYASPNFPFTAPGTKTPLCWAQGYSLTHERPTYVPAAFVYVPYYYRAPHEPPVQDSISTGLACGPSLAASVYKAICEVIERDAFMIVWQNRLPRPRIDLATVHDPFVHQLLQALDGIPVTCEAFVLTLDIPVPVIAVMLQSTEGHIPHTVMGLGTCLNPNKALSLALEEALLTYIGMSRYARNNPDFQPDPDYSNVDKPTLHALAHALRPELRTAMDFLMTWPDKIPIQNLTNHFQPDMSANVQFLTNQLKKYNLETVVLDLTTSDIDEAGFKVARAVVPGMQPLDLNHARQHLGGRRLYEVPHRLGLVGRPRTEDELNPYPHPFP, from the coding sequence ATGGAAACCACTGAGACCATGCTGGAGGCCCGGCACGCACCGGCCGGCACCACCACGCCGTCTTTACAGGATAGCTTGAAACGCGCCCGCCGGCTGGTCAGCGACCGTACCGGCATTATTCAGAAGGTCGAGTTTGAGGAGCTGGTGTGTGGCGAGCCCAATGTGTTTTTCGCACGCAGTCATCCCGCAAACCTCAAACCCATCTGCGGCCAGGAAGCGTTGAACAACGGCGACGCCGCCTCCACCGATCCCGACCGCGCCATCATGAAAGCCGTGGGCGAAAGCATCGAGCGTTATTGCAGTGCCCAATACGATGAAGACGACCTCCTTCTCTCCACATACTATGAGTTGGACAGCCCGGCGGTGCCCCCCCAGGCCTTTGCCCTGTTCAGTGAAAAGCAATACGCGTCACCGAATTTCCCCTTCACCGCTCCCGGGACCAAAACCCCTCTATGCTGGGCCCAGGGATACTCGTTGACCCATGAAAGGCCGACCTACGTCCCCGCCGCCTTCGTGTATGTGCCCTATTATTACAGGGCTCCGCACGAACCGCCCGTGCAGGATTCCATCTCCACCGGTCTGGCCTGTGGACCCAGCCTCGCCGCCAGCGTGTACAAGGCCATTTGCGAGGTGATTGAACGGGACGCGTTCATGATCGTCTGGCAAAACCGCCTGCCCCGTCCGCGCATCGATCTGGCAACCGTCCACGACCCCTTCGTCCATCAATTATTGCAGGCCTTGGACGGCATTCCCGTTACCTGCGAAGCATTTGTCCTGACGCTGGATATTCCGGTGCCGGTCATCGCGGTCATGTTGCAAAGCACCGAGGGGCACATTCCCCATACCGTCATGGGACTCGGCACCTGCCTGAATCCCAACAAAGCTTTGTCGCTGGCCCTGGAAGAGGCGTTGCTGACGTACATCGGGATGAGCCGGTATGCGCGGAACAACCCGGATTTTCAACCCGACCCGGACTACAGCAATGTGGACAAGCCAACCCTGCACGCCCTGGCTCATGCCCTGCGCCCGGAGCTTCGAACCGCCATGGATTTTCTGATGACGTGGCCGGACAAGATCCCGATCCAGAACCTGACCAACCACTTTCAGCCTGATATGTCCGCGAACGTGCAGTTTCTTACAAACCAACTGAAAAAATACAACCTCGAGACCGTGGTGCTGGACTTGACCACATCGGATATTGATGAAGCCGGGTTTAAAGTGGCGCGGGCGGTGGTGCCCGGCATGCAGCCCCTGGATTTGAATCATGCCCGCCAGCATCTCGGTGGCCGCCGATTGTACGAGGTGCCCCATCGACTGGGATTGGTCGGACGGCCGAGAACCGAGGACGAATTGAATCCTTACCCACACCCTTTCCCCTGA
- a CDS encoding SagB/ThcOx family dehydrogenase — MADMLKPVIALGPRKDPEKVSLSELYHENTKLHPDLLAGMIPSSFSRTELVAMTHGYKQYSHAKKVKLIPKEELSTNDRPFDETITTRRSIRNFGRAPLSFWELSKILHQSYGITGEMPIPGGGVQTLRSAPSGGGLYPAEIYLAVRKVESIEPGIYHYNVPRHELELLIPGDPTDSVYEACCNQEHVRRAGVVVLISGVFQRTKRKYGERGYRYVLLDVGHLGQNIYLSCHNLGLAVMTTCGFFDDIANDLLRLDGVDETMLYVAFLGKRK, encoded by the coding sequence ATGGCCGATATGCTCAAACCCGTCATTGCCCTCGGACCTCGAAAAGACCCGGAGAAGGTCTCCCTCTCCGAGCTGTATCACGAGAACACGAAACTCCACCCGGATCTGCTGGCGGGGATGATTCCCAGTTCCTTTTCACGTACGGAACTGGTCGCCATGACGCACGGCTACAAACAGTATTCGCATGCCAAAAAAGTGAAGCTGATACCGAAGGAAGAATTGAGCACAAACGACCGGCCGTTTGACGAGACGATCACCACACGCCGCTCCATCCGCAATTTCGGGAGAGCGCCGCTGAGTTTCTGGGAGCTTTCCAAAATCCTGCACCAGAGCTACGGCATCACCGGGGAGATGCCCATCCCCGGCGGCGGTGTGCAGACGTTGCGATCCGCCCCCTCCGGCGGCGGCCTTTATCCCGCGGAAATCTATCTGGCGGTGAGGAAGGTGGAATCCATCGAGCCCGGCATTTATCATTACAACGTGCCCCGGCACGAACTCGAACTGTTGATCCCCGGCGACCCCACCGACTCCGTTTACGAAGCCTGCTGCAATCAGGAGCACGTGCGCCGGGCGGGTGTGGTGGTGTTGATCTCCGGCGTGTTCCAGCGCACCAAACGCAAATACGGTGAGAGGGGTTACCGCTACGTCCTGCTGGACGTCGGGCATCTGGGCCAGAACATTTATCTTTCCTGCCACAACCTGGGGCTCGCGGTCATGACCACCTGCGGCTTTTTCGATGACATCGCCAACGATCTGCTCCGCCTGGACGGCGTCGACGAAACCATGCTCTACGTCGCCTTCCTCGGCAAACGCAAATAA